Part of the Vitis vinifera cultivar Pinot Noir 40024 chromosome 13, ASM3070453v1 genome is shown below.
TTGTCTCTGCAATTTTGCTTTTGatcttctctaattttttttttcagttgtttttttgtttattattattgttattattttatgtatatcGCCGGACCTGAGATTAGTGAGTTGTTATTCGTTTGAGAAGAAAAACATTAGCCTCGGAAGCAAGATTGAATTCTCTAGAGTTTGAATCATGCAAaaatttggtgatttttttgtttgtttgtgagAACCAATAATCAATTTGaatgaatttcttttatttttcccaaaaaGGTTTTAATAGAACTTGTTTGATTCCTATGTATGAGAAAAGTCTGAGTGTTAGAGTATAGTTACTTATTTGTTGATGCACAGCCTGATTAGTAAGGAGAAAGGACTTCGCATTATTTGTTCAATAATGCCTTAGTTTAAGCATAATTTCCATAACCTATGTTTGGTTCATGGAAAAATTGGGGGAAAATAGggaggaaaatgaaaggaaagtgaaaaataaatttaaagttaataaattatttttatatgtttctttaaatttatttaacttatttttcttcttgtatacaaagattaaataattctaaaatgcataaatttgtAACTGTCAAAGGTTGAAAGAAGCTTCTGAAGAATGGTTTGTTATTGCAACTATGAAAGAATGATTACATATGGTCTCTTAAAGACAGCTTTAGTAGTCAAGATCTAGCACTAACAATTCAGTGGTTTCTTGTTCTGTTTTCAGTAACTTAATAACAACCTGATAACAGCAAGCTAACTACTCTAACAGTAAGCTAACTACTTTTAACACtaactaattctaattattttttgttttctatatatataaggaaatcattttccttctttgatcTGTTGGGCTGAAGTGATTCAATTCGTATCATTTTACTTGTAGCAGTTTCTCttatttcatgtttcttttgtCTAAGCTGGTGATTGAAACTTTAGAGAAGCCATGGGTGATGCAATTGATTTGACCGGGGACGGAGGAGTACTGAAGACAATTATAAAGCAAGCCAAACCTGATGCACTCACTCCAACAGAGAATCTCCCTCTTGTTGATGGTATGCTCTTATCACTAACAACGGTACATTCTCAGTGTACTTATGAAGGATTTTACAAGATTATGGGAAGGAATCAACATTCCATAATGTTGCATGGTTGGTTTGGCAGATAAGCTCTCTTTGTTGAGCGACGAGTGAGAGATGTTTTCACAATTGGACTGCTTGAAgtatattcctttttttttttattcgaatttattttcttgttttcttgatgaaaagaagaaaagaaaactcttATTCTTGTTTAGCTTTGTGGGTATTCTCTCCTTAAGACCAGattacattaaaattatatgtaaTGCATTTGTTTGTGCAATGTATTTATTTCATTCTTTCCTACTTCTTTAACCCTATCTTTTTTGGGCAAGCAATCAAAGAGATATTTGCCTAACTGGATGGCTAGAGGTTTATTCTTTTTCCAAcactttttttcttgtttctttttagTGCAGTTCTTGTTTAgccttttattttatgaaatttgaacAACATGGAAATTTGCATTTAAATTGTGTACAGGTTAACAACACATGTTTGTACTgttttaacttttcttttatGATTGTCATGGATGGGGATTGGGACACCCTCTTTTtctattactttttaaaaaatgggaGTCTGTTCTATTGTTGAAACAATATtgtcttctttctttctatttcccCCCctaattttctcttaaaaaagaaaatctactATGAAGCAGTCATTTAACTATCCAATGCCTTGTTTTGGATGGGGAACCTTATATAAAATGGTGAGTGGTGCTCTCTGTGATCTTTATGTATTCAAGATCATTACGGTATACTTGTTTGTGTTGTGCAGTGCATTATGAAGGCACTCTTGCAGAAACCGGTGGAGTTTTTGACACTACACATGAGGATAATACAGTGTTCTCATTTGAGCTTGGGAAAGGCACTGTAATTAAGGCATGGGACATTGCTTTGAAAACAATGAAGGTTAATCTATTCTTACAGCTTTATCTTGCCATATCTTTTCTGGTTAAAGTTGAAAGTTCCTGTTACATGTTCTTTTATGTTGTTTCTTCCAGGTTGGGGAGGTTGCAAAAATCACTTGCAAGCCAGAGTACGCATACGGAGCTGCTGGTTCTCCACCAGATATCCCTGCAGAGTAATATTTTTACTATCCTGTCTCCTGTCATTGTTAGAACACAAGCCAAATTTAATTATTCTGTTTAAGTAGAAGTAAAACATAAGATGCCCAAGCATTGAGATAGTTATATATTTGGCAAACAATACTAACATGAGCATACAGTACCTTGCCTTGGGAATGTGGAAGCACTTGACCTTATTAGAACCCATTTCCTTTTAAAGTTGTTCTCTACATGTTTAgcaattgtttttcttttcaactaaGCTTGTAGATATAGTACAAATTTCACTTGATAGTTTATCTTGAACAAATATTGTGTTTCCAAATCCTGCGAGGGCTGGGCTGGACAACCGAGGACCATCTCCTTTAGTTATGGTTAGGGCCCAGGTGGAGGAGGCCCGTCTTGCTTTGGTAAGTGGCCAAAGCCCAATGAGGGGCCCAACCGCTGGTATTTCCCCTTTCTGGGTGAAGGATGGTCTGCAGAGGCTTTCTGAGGAGGAGACTCAATCGGAGGGGATTTCTAAGACCGACTGTGCTTTGTTGGAGAAAGTTGCAAGGTATAAAAACGCCCCTTTCTCTTTTGGAATGGTGGTTTCTGCTCCTCCTTCTTCCCCCTCTTCTATTTATGGTCGGACTCCTTTGGGGGAGTATTACGACCTTTCTGGGGCTACCTTGGACATAACCCAGGGGGTTACTCATAGATTGTGCAATAGTTCTGGGTCTACAGAGCAGGAAGAAGGGAAGTGTTGGGAAATGATAGAGGTCAACACTGACAGCATTGAAGAGAGCAGAGAGGCTTTGTGCCTTGCCCGGTCTATGCCACAAGAAGAAAGAGGAGGGGAGGAAGTAAGCTGGGAGGAAAGTGATTTGGCTAGGTTCAGTAAGTTTTTGGGATTCTCGACAAAGGGATTAGAGAAAGATATGTTGGAGTTCCTGGTCAAAATTAGAAATAGGAGAGAAAGAGTTCATAGCAAAGTTCTGCTGGAGAAATCGAGATTCGAAAGGGAGTTGAAAAGGCTTGAATGTTCCATCAATTATGAGggggggaagaagaagaagtgtgCTGTGCAAGGAAGAGGGTGTCAAATTATGGAAGTCCAATGAAGATAAGGCTATTGAGTTGGAATGTGCGTGGAGCCAATGACAGCTCTGAAAGGAAAGTGATTAAGGCCATGATTAGAAGCCAGAAGGTTGACTTGTTTTGTGTCCAGGAAACGAAAATTCAGTCAATGACAGAGAGTTTGGTGAGGAGTTTGGGTTCTGGGAGGTTTCTTGATTGGGGTGCCATGGGTGCTCAGGGAGTTGCGGGAGGGATTCTGATATGTTGGGATAAAAGAACCCTAAAGGTTCTTGAGATGGAGATGGGGCAGTTCTCAATCTCTTGCAGGCTTAGGAATGTAGAAGATGGGAATGTGTGGATCTTCACAGGAGTGTATGAGCCGTTATCTAAAGAAGATAGGGAGATTCTTTGGGAAGAGCTAGGGGCTATAAGGGGCATCTGGGATGACCCATGGTGCTTAGGGGGCGATTTCAATGTTACCCTATCCCAAAGGGAAAGGAGTAATCAGGGGAGGCTGACTGGCGCCATGAGAAGATTTGCTCAGGTGGTTGACGAGCTAGAGCTCCTGGATCTTCCTATGCAAGGGGGGTGTCTTCTTGGAGTGGGGGCAGGAATAATCAATCTTCGGCGAGACTGGACTGCTTTCTAGTGACCCAAGAATGGCTTGATTGTTTTAGTGGGGTTGTCCAGAGTAGGTTACCCAGACCCACCTCTGACCACTTTCCCATCTTGCTGAAAGGTGGCGGGATTAGACGGGGCCCTTCCccgtttaggtttgaaaatatgtggctcaaATTTGATGGGTTTAAAGAGCTTCTTCGGGGTTGGTGGCAGGAGGTGGGGGGGAGAGGGAGGGCTAGCTTTAGATTGGCTACAAAGATAAAGGTCTTGAAGGAAAAAATCAAAGGTTGGAACAAGGACGTGTTTGGAAGGTTGGAAGTTAATAAAAACTTAGCACTTCAACAAGTAGAattttgggatggggtggagagTGAAAGGAGCCTGACTAAAGGAGAGACGGAGTTGAAAAGAGAAGCTAAGGAAGTCTTTAAAAAGTGGGTGCTTTTGGAAGAAACGCACTGGAGACAGGTGTCAAGGGAGCTGtggcttaaggaaggggataaGAACACGGGGTTCTTTCACCGGATGGCTAATGCCCATAGAAGAAATAACTCCATGGAAAAGATTAAGATCAATGGGAGGtggctggaggaggaggaggaggtgaGAGAGGGGGTTGTGAATGCTTTTCAGCAGTTGTTGTCAGAGGAGCCAGCTTGGAAAGCTGATATTGAGGGGTTGAATCTTCAAAGGTTAAACCATATTGAAGCTGAAGGCTTGGAGCAGCCCTTCATTGAGGAAGAGATCCATGCTGCTCTAATGGGAATGAATGGAGATAAGGCTTCAGGCCCGGATGGGTTCACAGTGGCCTTTTGGCGATCTTGTTGGGACTTCATGAAGGAGGAGATTGTGGATCTATTCAAGGAGTTTTTTTATGAGAAGTCCTTTGCTAAGAGTCTCAATTCTACCTTCCTAGTCCTCATTCCCAAGAAAGGGGGGGCTGATGACCTTGGGGACTTCAGGCCCATTAGTCTGCTAGGGGGATTGTATAAGCTCTTGGCCAAAGTGTTGGCCAATAGGCTGAAGAAGGTTTTAGACAAGGTGGTCTCTACGgaccaaaatgcttttgtgaagggaagacagattttggatgcctCACTCATAGCCAATGAGGTGATTGACTTCTGGTATAAACGTAAAGAGAAAGAGTTGATTTGTAAACTGGATATTGGAAAAGCCAATGATAGCATTAATTGGAAGTTCCTCATGAAGGTCTTGCACAAGATGGGTTTTGGGGCTCGTTGGATGGAGTGGATCTGGTGGTGTATTTCAACTGCAAATTTTTCTATTCTGGTTAATGGGGTGCCAACAGGTTATTTCTCCAATTCCAGGGGGTTGCGCCAAGGAGATCCACTCTCTCCCTACCTTTTTGTGTTGGGTATGGAAGTGCTAAGTGTGCTTTTAAGAAGAGCTGTTGATGAGGGATTCATTTTCGGCTGTAGTCTTCGAGGAAGGGGGGGAATGGGGATGAATGTGTCCCATTTACTATTTGCTGATGACACTATTATTTTCTACGAAGCAAGGCAAGATCACCTTACCTCTCTAAACTGGATTTTGGCGTGGTTTAAGGCAACCTCTGGTCTTAAAATAAACCTAGCTAAAAGTGAAGTAATTCCGGTTGGGGAGGTTGAAGACATCAATGAATTGGCTGTGGAGTTAGGGTGTAGAGTGGGGGCCCTTCCTACtgtttatttggggctgccccttggagccAATCACAAGGCCACAattatgtgggatggggtggaagaaagaatgagaagaagactagccctttggaaaagacaatatttgtcaaaggGTGGGAGAATTACCCTCATTAAAAGCACTTTGGCCAGTATACCTATTTACCAATTGTCTCTCTTTCAAATGCCCAAGCTAGTTGCAAAAAGGCTCAAAAAAttacaaagggattttctttggggagggggaagcttggaaagaaaaatctacttaatcaattgggaggtggtCTGCACCTAAAAGGAGAAAGAGGGTCTAGGCATTCGGAAGATTGATCTCCTGAATAAGGCCTTGTTgggcaaatggatttggagatttgcctttgaaaaataaatcctttGGAATAAGGTGATCGGGGTGAAGTATGGTTATGAGGGTTTTGGTTGGAGAACTAATGAGGCTCGCGGAACGtttggagtgggggtttggaaggaaatcttGAAGGAGTCgaattggtgttgggataatatAGAGTTCAAGGTGGGAAAGGGGACTAAGGTTAATTTCTGGACTAATCAATGGTGCAGTAATGAGGCGTTGTCCCAAACTTTTCCCAGTTGTTTGCCTTGGCGGCCCAAAAGAACGCCTCGGTAAATGAGATGTGGGATTCTAGCCTTggccaaggaggttggaatATAAGATTCTCTAGAAACTCTAACGATTGGGAGTTGGACGCTATAGGAGAGTTGTTTCATATGCTGAGGGACTTGAGGATTTTTCTTGAAGAGGACTCGGTGATATGGAAAGGAGGGGGTCACAGTTTTCGGATTAGAGATGCTTACAAGCTGCTGACAGTCCCTAGTGTCATCACCTTCCCGAAAAAGAGtatttgggtggacaaggtcccaatcaaagttgctttttttgcttgggaggctacttgggaGAAGGTCCTAACTTTGAATAGGCTTCAAAGACAGGACTTACATCTTCCAAATCGttgctttttgtgtggttgtgaagaggaaaatgtaaatcatattcttttacactttATAGTAGTCAGGATTCTCTGGGAGATTGTCCTTACTTTGTTTGGGGCTaattgggtgttcccagagacaGTCAAAGAGATGTTCCTtagttggaggggcccttttgtggggaaaaagaggaaaaagatttggaattccattccgttgtgtattt
Proteins encoded:
- the LOC100241006 gene encoding peptidyl-prolyl cis-trans isomerase FKBP20-1 yields the protein MGDAIDLTGDGGVLKTIIKQAKPDALTPTENLPLVDVHYEGTLAETGGVFDTTHEDNTVFSFELGKGTVIKAWDIALKTMKVGEVAKITCKPEYAYGAAGSPPDIPADATLVFEVELVACRPRKGSSISSVSDERARLEELKKQREMAAATKEEEKKRREEAKAAAAARVQAKLDAKKGQGKGKGKGK